The region CCGGATCGGATCGGATCGTCCGGGAGGCAGAAACAGCATGTCACCACGTCCCAACAATTTTTCTGCGCCGTTCGTATCCAGTACCACGCGTGAATCCGTTTTGGAGGTCACCCGAAATGCAATCCGGCTGGGGAAATTCGCCTTAATCACGCCGGTCAGGACATCGGTGGAGGGGCGCTGCGTGGCTAAAATCATGTGAATCCCCACCGCGCGCGCCATGTGTGCTAATCGGCTGATAGGGCCCTCAATATCTTTGCCGGAAATCAGCATGAGATCCGCCAGCTCATCCACAACAATAATGATGTACGGCATTTTGCGCCGGTACTGTTCTTCTAACTTGGTATGAATTTCCCCGTTTTCAATCGCCCGGTTAAACTCATCCAGATTTCGAACATTTGCCTTTGCCAGAATCCGGTAGCGGTGTTCCATCTCCAGTTCCATTCCCTTCAGAATGGTGACGGCATTATCCGCATTCGTGATGACATCCTCATTTAACTGCGGTAGCGTAATCAGGTGATGGTTCACCAAACGGGCATAGGTAGACAATTCCAGACGCTTGGGATCGATCAGAACCAGGCGCACATCTTCCGGAGAAAACTTAAACAACAGGCTGGAAATAATGACATTCAAGCAAACGCTTTTCCCGGACCCTGTTGAACCGGCAACCAGCAGGTGCGGCATTTGCACCAGATCGGCCACATAGACCTTGCCGGTAATGTCCACCCCAAGTCCCAGAGGCAATTTGGCCCGTGAGGATTCAAAAATGTCCGATTCCATAATGCGGCGCAGTGAAACAAGGGCCGATTCCCGATTGGGAATTTCGATTCCGACCACCGATTTCCCCGGGATGGGCGCCACAATTCGAATACTCCGGGCACGAAGCACCATGGCCAAATCGTCTGCGATCCCCAAAAACTTGCTGATTTTTACCCCGGGATCGGGCTCTACCTCAAATTGGGTAATGATGGGTCCCGGGTGAATTTGAACCACCTTTCCCCGAACCCCGTATTCGCCCAGCTTTTGTTCCAGATCCCGTGCCATTTCCAAAAGCTCGTCCCGTCTTTCCCGCGTCTCCAGCGGCGGAGCTTCATCCAGCAGATCGAACGAAGGTTTCTCATAATTTGTGGGAATTTCTTCCACCTCTTCCCGCGGCACGCTTATTTTTTCTTTCCGACCATTTGGAGCCGCCGCGCCCTCTTCCTTCAATGGCAATTCGATTTGATCAGGCGGCCCCTCTGGTGGTAGATTTTGTGGAAACGGGGGTTCTTCAGGAACCGGTTCCGATTCTGCAAAAGTCGCCTCGGGTTCCGGCGTACCTTCTTTTTCTTCGTCTAATTCGTCTTCAAACAGGTCTTCCTCAGTCACCATGGCCTTTTGGCGGGCACGCTCTTCCCGTTCTTTCCGTTTGAATTCCCGCTTGAGCGCTCGATTTCGTCTCATGTCTTCAAAAAATCGGTTCCATTTTTCGGTCAAATCAGAAAAGCGATTGGAAAAAACCTGCGCCACGGATCCAAAGGAAAATTCAGTCACATACAGAATCGGCAGGATAACCAGGGTCAGTAGAATCAACAAACTCCCGACCGCTCCGAAATACCGAAAAAATTGGGTGGCGAAAAAATGCCCCACAAGCCCATTCCAGGCATAATGTCCGTTTCCGATGGTTTCGGGCGATATGATTTTGGGCAGCGCGATCGCAATAGAAAGGGTTGTGGCATAAAACAGAACCAGCCCGGAATTTCGGAAAAGGTCATCCGTCGGGCGGTGCGTCAGGAGTCGCCAGCCAAAAATGAAGATTAACAGAGGAAGCACAATAATCGGATAGCCAATCGTGTAGAGGAGCAG is a window of Calditrichota bacterium DNA encoding:
- a CDS encoding DNA translocase FtsK is translated as MNRKPIQRKSSRGKKQEVIGILLIVLAVLIFLSILSYHTQDWPNSSSRQIVHNWMGLAGAAMAHYLLLYTIGYPIIVLPLLIFIFGWRLLTHRPTDDLFRNSGLVLFYATTLSIAIALPKIISPETIGNGHYAWNGLVGHFFATQFFRYFGAVGSLLILLTLVILPILYVTEFSFGSVAQVFSNRFSDLTEKWNRFFEDMRRNRALKREFKRKEREERARQKAMVTEEDLFEDELDEEKEGTPEPEATFAESEPVPEEPPFPQNLPPEGPPDQIELPLKEEGAAAPNGRKEKISVPREEVEEIPTNYEKPSFDLLDEAPPLETRERRDELLEMARDLEQKLGEYGVRGKVVQIHPGPIITQFEVEPDPGVKISKFLGIADDLAMVLRARSIRIVAPIPGKSVVGIEIPNRESALVSLRRIMESDIFESSRAKLPLGLGVDITGKVYVADLVQMPHLLVAGSTGSGKSVCLNVIISSLLFKFSPEDVRLVLIDPKRLELSTYARLVNHHLITLPQLNEDVITNADNAVTILKGMELEMEHRYRILAKANVRNLDEFNRAIENGEIHTKLEEQYRRKMPYIIIVVDELADLMLISGKDIEGPISRLAHMARAVGIHMILATQRPSTDVLTGVIKANFPSRIAFRVTSKTDSRVVLDTNGAEKLLGRGDMLFLPPGRSDPIRLHSAFVSSKEVERVLRFIEAQPKFPHWEIAMKAGAGAEGLYTAEGRSGERDELFKEALKLVVRHQQGSISLLQRRLRIGYARAARLIDQMEQAGYVGAFDGSKAREVLITEEDLDTLLD